The genomic stretch TCTCAGGATATTTTAATGAAAGAACACCTAGTGATGCCATAATATAATCCTGATCAATTAAAATTTTAGTATTTTTAGATGGAATTAGTTTGGTGTCATCTTGTATTCTAAGTAACGTATTAAGCATCCCAATTCGGTTAGGTAACCTTGTTAAAGCTCCACCTGTACCAATCACATAGTCCACATTAGTGAGGTCTTTTCCTTCTGCTACTTTCATTCTCCCTGATGAACCATAAAGACTTCTAAATACGCCAGAGTGGCGATTAAGAGCAATCGATAATGCTTCTTTTGTCAAACGTTCAACCATTCTTTTTTCTAATTCGGTTTCTGGGATTGGTTTAAAATTTTTTAATAAGGATTCAAGTTGTTCCTCCGTGATTTCTAAATCACGAGTAATTGCATCCTTACCAATCATGTCAATAATATTGTGCCTGTTTATATAAACGCCAAGATCACCTTCTACCGTTCGTTTGGCTTTTGGTTCAGGGTTCACTAAAATTTTATTAATTTCTTCAGATCCAGTTGTAACCGAGTGTAGATCGGTAGTTGCTCCACCTACATCAAACACAATTAGATCTCCGATTTCTTCTTCTAACAACTTGGCGGCAACCATGACTGAGCCTGGAGTTGGAATAATATTTTGATCAACCGTTTCCTTAACCTTATTCATACCTGGTGCATGTATGATATGCTGTTCAAATACATCTTGTATTATTTGTCTTGTAGGTTCTACGTTAAGCGTATCAATCTTAGGATACACATTTTCTGTAATATGTAGATAATTAGATTGACCACATTCTTCAAAGATTTCTTTGACTGCATCATGATTGACACAGTTACCGGCATAGATTACGGGGATGTTCAACCTTAATTCCGCAATTTCATAGGCGTTATTTAGGGCAGTATTCTTTTCCCCGTAGTCTACTCCACCTGCAATCAGTATAATATTCGGTTTCACTTTGTTTACTTTCTTTAAATCAAATCGAGTTAGATTACCTGCAGTCACTAAATGAATATTAGCACCTGCACCTAGTGCAGCTTCTCTCGCTGCTTTCACGGTCATGTCATAAACTAGACCGTGAACCGTCATTTTAAGTCCGCCTGCAGCACTGCTTGTTGCAAAAACCTCAGATTCTTTTAAATTTTGTCTCCCAATTTGTGCCTCTATTGTCTCAATTGCTTGATTTAAACCAATACCGACATCACCTTCATCAACTGACGTTGGTGCCTGACCTTGAGCCACAAATATCGGAGTTATTCCGTCCTCATGAATTCCTGAAAATGCGTTCACTACAGTCGTTGTACTCCCTATTTCAGCTACAAGAACATCTATTTTAGTCATTATTTTTTAATTCCTGTTTTCTTTTTACCATGAAGGTTGCAACATGACTTCCTTTCGTACCACGACCAAATCCAGCGTCTGCACCATTTTTAACTGCCAGTTCAGGCGACACTTGAGTTCCACCACAAATGATCATTAGCTTGTCTCTAACACCTTTTTCAGTTGCATATTCATGAATTTTTCGCATGTTCTTATAGTGAATTTCATCATGAGATATGATTGTTGATGCTAAAATTGCATCCGCATTAACCTCAATTGCAGCATCTACTAACTTTTCGATTGGAACTGATGTTCCTAAATATTCACACTCAATTCCATACTTCTCTATCCCACCATGTTTAATATCAATAATCTCACGCATTCCAACTGAGTGCTCATCTTCCCCAACTGTTCCTGCTACTATTTTTAATGATTCTTCTTCTACAAGTTGACGTATTTCATCGTCTGATATCTCTTCAGGTTCAGGTGGAATTACTAAACTATCTAGGTCAATTTCAAAGTTTACTTTTCCTTTCAGTTGAATACGTGTCCCTTCACTTTGATGAAGGACTTCCTTATGAATAACCTCGACATCTTTTAAGTTCATTTTCTTTCCAAATTCAATTGCTGCAAACTCAGCATAACGCTTGCTTGTCGGTAACATTAAGTCAACTTGTACCGTACCATCACCTAGCCACTCAACCTCTGGCTTTACAAGTGATGTATTTCTATAGCGCTCCGTTTCATCTAAGCGAACATTGACGTTATCATGCTCATCTAATTCATCAATAAAGATAATCTTTTCAGGCTTTTCTAAGGTAGAACCATCGATTAATTTAGATGGATCATCTTTACTAGTTAGGTCATATTGCCCCACATTATTATATCCATAGTGAGCCGTAACTGGTGCTAGATAATCCTCATCACGTTCATAAACTGTGTTTTTACCTACTCCACCTTCTATTTTACGAGCAATTCCATCTCCATTACGTTCTGGATAAATACCTGAATCAACAAAGAATCCTTCTTCAACCGATTCAAAGTATCCACCGGTCTCTAGTATTTCCTCTAGATATAAAACAGCACGCTCTTTAATTTCACGAGATTGTTCACGTAAGTATCCCTCATCTTTAAGTTCAACCATATCCATCAAGCCGTCCATACCAATTAATGCTTGTTTAGCCGTATCAGTTGCTTCTATATTATACATATGCCAAGGAACATTACGACCTTCATCAGGCGTAATTGTTGATTGAATATCGGCACTAGTTAATTTGGAAATTAATAAATTTAATACGTGGGTAACAGTCGCCTCACGTGTTGATGATTCCATATATTTGGTATTCATCTGTGCTCTCATTTTATAGTCAGAGAAAAATTCTCTTAAAGCTACGGCATACGGTAAATTAATTTTCAAGTCCGGTGCGGGAGCAGCAGTTGGAGGTACTGTTGACAATGCAATATTTTCTTTTTTAATTCCTACCTTCACTGAGAAAATACTATTAATTGCATGTTGAACAAGTAGTTCAGGCATTACCTTCCATGCATCACGAGCGGTAGCATTCGCATTATGAGCGCCATCAATTTGAAGCATATTTGACCAAGCCATCACTTTTTTAGACTCAGCAGCATCAACAAATGAGCGAACCATATTAATGTTACGATATAGTACATTATATTGTGGATCT from Haloplasma contractile SSD-17B encodes the following:
- the oraE gene encoding D-ornithine 4,5-aminomutase subunit OraE — protein: MKLKPNKKLDIRELLKDIENYTPKRREWVWRKHEKDIEMNGYKYSEVSTPLKQGVPLPAAKYFNNIDPQPLPVITTEIASGRFEDDIRRMRMAAWHGADHIMVIRTAGQSHFDGLIEGTPQGVGGIPITRKQVRLQRKAIDLIEEEVGRPINYHSYVSGVAGPDIAVMFAEEGVNGAHQDPQYNVLYRNINMVRSFVDAAESKKVMAWSNMLQIDGAHNANATARDAWKVMPELLVQHAINSIFSVKVGIKKENIALSTVPPTAAPAPDLKINLPYAVALREFFSDYKMRAQMNTKYMESSTREATVTHVLNLLISKLTSADIQSTITPDEGRNVPWHMYNIEATDTAKQALIGMDGLMDMVELKDEGYLREQSREIKERAVLYLEEILETGGYFESVEEGFFVDSGIYPERNGDGIARKIEGGVGKNTVYERDEDYLAPVTAHYGYNNVGQYDLTSKDDPSKLIDGSTLEKPEKIIFIDELDEHDNVNVRLDETERYRNTSLVKPEVEWLGDGTVQVDLMLPTSKRYAEFAAIEFGKKMNLKDVEVIHKEVLHQSEGTRIQLKGKVNFEIDLDSLVIPPEPEEISDDEIRQLVEEESLKIVAGTVGEDEHSVGMREIIDIKHGGIEKYGIECEYLGTSVPIEKLVDAAIEVNADAILASTIISHDEIHYKNMRKIHEYATEKGVRDKLMIICGGTQVSPELAVKNGADAGFGRGTKGSHVATFMVKRKQELKNND
- a CDS encoding GlmL-related ornithine degradation protein — translated: MTKIDVLVAEIGSTTTVVNAFSGIHEDGITPIFVAQGQAPTSVDEGDVGIGLNQAIETIEAQIGRQNLKESEVFATSSAAGGLKMTVHGLVYDMTVKAAREAALGAGANIHLVTAGNLTRFDLKKVNKVKPNIILIAGGVDYGEKNTALNNAYEIAELRLNIPVIYAGNCVNHDAVKEIFEECGQSNYLHITENVYPKIDTLNVEPTRQIIQDVFEQHIIHAPGMNKVKETVDQNIIPTPGSVMVAAKLLEEEIGDLIVFDVGGATTDLHSVTTGSEEINKILVNPEPKAKRTVEGDLGVYINRHNIIDMIGKDAITRDLEITEEQLESLLKNFKPIPETELEKRMVERLTKEALSIALNRHSGVFRSLYGSSGRMKVAEGKDLTNVDYVIGTGGALTRLPNRIGMLNTLLRIQDDTKLIPSKNTKILIDQDYIMASLGVLSLKYPEKALELLKNSLGL